A window from Chryseobacterium vaccae encodes these proteins:
- a CDS encoding ATP-binding cassette domain-containing protein — protein sequence MVNRLHADSITQSFGTKKILQDVFLSCETGKISGIIGPAGGGKSTLLQIMFGTIKGDTQFIKYNDTILKTLSDRKSRIAYLPQRTFFLPKNIRIKNLISLFCNEENREKLYHLNMMKPFLEETTRDLSGGEKRIVETLLILYSEADFILLDEPFSGISPKFCDEMERIIKRQSAYKGIIISDHNYEPLFRMADDIYFLAQTYLRKIKDFEELKQFNYLPKSF from the coding sequence ATGGTAAACAGGCTTCATGCAGACAGTATAACCCAATCTTTCGGTACCAAAAAAATTCTTCAGGATGTTTTTCTAAGCTGTGAAACCGGGAAAATCTCAGGAATTATCGGCCCGGCGGGCGGAGGAAAGTCTACGCTGCTCCAGATCATGTTCGGAACAATAAAAGGTGATACCCAGTTTATTAAATATAATGACACCATTCTCAAAACCCTGTCTGACCGGAAAAGCAGAATTGCTTACCTGCCTCAGCGTACTTTTTTCCTTCCGAAAAATATCAGGATAAAAAACTTAATTTCACTGTTCTGTAATGAAGAAAATAGGGAAAAACTTTATCATCTTAATATGATGAAACCCTTTTTAGAGGAGACAACCAGGGATCTTTCCGGGGGAGAAAAAAGAATCGTAGAAACACTACTTATCCTCTATTCTGAAGCTGATTTTATTTTGCTGGATGAACCTTTCAGCGGGATTTCTCCTAAATTCTGTGATGAAATGGAAAGAATCATCAAAAGGCAGTCAGCCTATAAAGGCATTATTATTTCTGATCACAATTATGAACCTCTATTCAGGATGGCTGATGATATTTACTTTCTCGCCCAAACCTATTTGAGAAAAATCAAAGATTTTGAAGAACTGAAACAATTTAATTATCTTCCGAAAAGTTTTTAA
- a CDS encoding MutS-related protein, protein MDFDLSSIRKYYLFKSHDNRVFQNIPDETAEDLNLDFLFFKLDQTKSKIGRQYFYSKLRIIPQNKDPFFDHYMDYCSENKTDIIEKELEKLNKFHDYEIIDLIENRIFINQKYLNYAKLSLTLLCIILVCGIFVKPVLGFIVPLFLVNAYFHYANKSYVEYYNAIISRLYTAIIVAKNISKTKALAEEYKTIDLKRLVRVIWSANAAQQLAKNEFLIVFWLLLEIARITCNLEIFGFSRNVNILNASKDNLLKIYEYIGKIDTAVTLSEIKHQYTVCRPVFSEKKEIKAEKIYHPLIDDCVKNDLHISDSGIVLTGSNMSGKTTFMRSLAVNALMAQLFGFCFADAYEAPFMKILTSISIKDDINENKSYYLEEVLRIKDFFNEKEGFNLILIDEIFKGTGTKERIAISKAVLKAMNSERNLICITTHDLEIAHFLEKNNYALYYFSEEIQEDKLRFTYQLNQGVNQKPNAIRILKMYGYPEELIKESYTYLE, encoded by the coding sequence ATGGATTTTGATTTAAGTTCTATAAGGAAATATTATCTGTTTAAAAGCCATGATAATAGAGTATTTCAGAATATTCCGGATGAAACGGCTGAAGATTTAAATCTTGATTTCCTCTTTTTTAAACTGGATCAGACAAAATCCAAAATAGGGAGGCAGTATTTTTACTCCAAACTGAGGATCATCCCTCAAAATAAAGATCCTTTCTTTGACCATTACATGGACTACTGCAGTGAAAATAAAACGGATATTATTGAGAAAGAACTCGAAAAACTGAATAAATTTCATGATTATGAAATCATTGATCTGATTGAAAACAGAATTTTTATTAATCAGAAATACCTTAATTACGCAAAACTTTCACTCACCTTACTCTGTATTATCCTGGTCTGCGGTATTTTTGTGAAGCCTGTTCTCGGATTTATTGTTCCCTTGTTTTTAGTCAATGCTTATTTTCATTATGCCAATAAAAGCTATGTGGAATATTACAATGCGATTATTTCCAGATTATATACTGCCATTATAGTAGCGAAAAATATAAGCAAAACAAAGGCTCTGGCGGAAGAATATAAGACCATTGATCTCAAAAGATTAGTGCGGGTCATATGGTCGGCAAATGCAGCACAACAATTGGCGAAAAATGAGTTTCTGATCGTTTTCTGGTTATTACTGGAAATTGCCAGGATCACCTGCAATCTTGAGATTTTCGGATTCAGCAGGAACGTAAATATTCTGAATGCTTCCAAAGACAATCTGCTGAAAATTTATGAATATATCGGTAAAATCGATACTGCTGTAACCCTCTCTGAAATTAAGCATCAATATACGGTTTGCAGACCGGTTTTCAGTGAAAAGAAAGAAATAAAGGCAGAGAAAATTTATCATCCTCTGATTGATGACTGTGTGAAAAATGATCTGCATATTTCAGATTCCGGTATTGTTCTTACGGGATCAAATATGTCCGGTAAAACAACCTTTATGAGAAGCCTGGCTGTTAATGCACTGATGGCTCAGCTATTCGGATTTTGCTTTGCAGATGCTTATGAAGCTCCTTTCATGAAGATCTTAACCTCAATTTCAATTAAAGACGACATTAATGAAAACAAAAGTTATTATCTGGAAGAAGTATTAAGAATCAAAGATTTCTTTAATGAAAAAGAAGGTTTTAATCTGATCCTGATTGATGAAATTTTTAAAGGTACGGGAACCAAAGAAAGAATAGCCATAAGTAAAGCTGTTTTAAAAGCCATGAACTCTGAGCGAAACTTAATCTGCATTACCACCCATGATCTGGAAATAGCCCATTTCCTGGAAAAAAATAATTATGCCTTGTACTATTTTTCGGAAGAAATACAGGAAGATAAACTGAGGTTTACTTATCAGCTGAACCAGGGAGTCAATCAAAAACCAAATGCCATAAGAATTTTGAAAATGTACGGGTACCCCGAAGAACTCATCAAAGAGTCCTATACCTATCTTGAATAA
- a CDS encoding acyl-CoA thioesterase, with the protein MTTEERIEASETRIFKAVFPNTTNHYDTLFGGTAMQLMDEVAFITATRFARKRVVTVSSDKIDFKKPIPAGTIVELIGKVSYVGKTSMKVNVEIYTEQMYSYERERAIVGDFTFVAIDEFKKPIRIL; encoded by the coding sequence ATGACTACAGAAGAAAGAATTGAAGCATCCGAAACCAGGATTTTTAAAGCGGTTTTCCCCAACACTACGAATCATTATGATACTCTTTTCGGAGGTACGGCCATGCAGCTGATGGATGAGGTAGCTTTTATTACGGCAACCCGTTTTGCCCGTAAAAGAGTGGTCACGGTAAGCAGCGACAAAATTGATTTTAAAAAGCCTATTCCTGCCGGTACGATTGTAGAACTGATCGGAAAAGTATCTTACGTCGGAAAGACCAGTATGAAGGTGAATGTAGAAATCTACACGGAACAGATGTATTCTTACGAAAGAGAAAGAGCAATTGTTGGTGATTTCACTTTTGTAGCGATCGATGAATTCAAGAAACCGATCCGTATTCTATAA
- a CDS encoding HD domain-containing protein, which yields MKIQKEIDFILAVDALKNVQRRNYNADDSRRENTAEHSWQIIILAQILYPYAKNRTGIDLLRVIRMLSIHDLVEIEAGDTFLFDEQAMVGKFEREKISAQKIFGILDEPLRTEFFNLWLEFEEEKTPDAIFACSIDRIMPFILNSHTSGKSWTEAGVTEKQIRNMLETAITRASDEMGEAFELLLSRSLETEKVLK from the coding sequence ATGAAAATACAGAAGGAGATTGATTTTATCCTGGCAGTAGATGCCCTGAAAAATGTACAGAGAAGAAATTATAACGCAGACGATTCCAGAAGAGAAAATACAGCTGAACACTCATGGCAGATTATTATTCTGGCGCAGATCCTGTATCCCTATGCGAAAAACCGTACCGGTATAGATCTGTTGAGAGTGATCAGAATGCTTTCTATTCATGATCTGGTGGAAATTGAAGCCGGAGACACTTTCCTTTTTGACGAACAGGCCATGGTAGGGAAATTTGAAAGAGAAAAAATTTCAGCACAGAAGATTTTTGGTATTCTGGATGAGCCATTGCGTACAGAGTTTTTTAACCTGTGGCTTGAATTTGAAGAAGAAAAAACTCCGGATGCCATATTTGCCTGCTCTATAGACCGGATTATGCCTTTTATTCTGAATTCTCATACCTCAGGAAAAAGCTGGACAGAAGCTGGTGTGACAGAAAAGCAAATCAGAAACATGCTGGAAACAGCTATTACCAGAGCCTCAGATGAAATGGGTGAGGCTTTTGAACTCCTGTTAAGCAGAAGTCTGGAAACAGAAAAGGTTCTAAAATAA
- a CDS encoding T9SS type A sorting domain-containing protein — MKKKLLFISLLVASLSYSQVTIGSGTRVDSNVGLSAPISIYYGYSLSQQLYLASEIGGPMMIQQLKFYTKTAPSALNNTGEIEVWIGHTALNGFQNTVSTTGAGWIPIAQQQKSLTSGSVSINGNEITLILDTPFSYNGTDNLVITVDENLPGDDGSNYPFYQTADYTEDMTLINRNDDDNPDPANPPMNYTGPSSTSTTQAQSKKYKPILTLIGQNLGVAEVKTIGDAEVSPNPASDFVTITSKRSVNSVDILDLNGRRMNNSGLMDNKIDVSNLSSGIYFLRINFKDGLSTTKKIVKK, encoded by the coding sequence ATGAAGAAAAAATTACTATTTATTAGTTTGTTGGTTGCAAGTCTTTCTTATTCGCAGGTAACAATAGGTTCAGGAACGAGAGTTGATTCCAACGTAGGCTTATCAGCTCCTATATCGATTTATTATGGATACAGTTTGTCTCAGCAGCTTTATCTAGCCAGTGAGATCGGAGGTCCGATGATGATTCAGCAATTAAAATTCTATACAAAAACGGCTCCGTCTGCATTGAATAATACAGGAGAAATAGAGGTCTGGATCGGTCACACCGCTTTGAATGGATTCCAGAATACCGTAAGCACCACCGGAGCAGGATGGATTCCTATAGCACAGCAGCAAAAATCACTTACAAGCGGAAGTGTTTCCATCAATGGAAATGAAATTACACTTATTTTAGATACCCCATTTTCCTACAATGGTACAGATAATCTTGTGATTACGGTGGATGAGAATCTGCCAGGAGATGACGGATCAAATTATCCCTTCTACCAGACTGCCGATTATACCGAGGATATGACACTCATCAACAGGAATGATGATGACAATCCTGATCCTGCCAACCCTCCGATGAACTATACAGGACCGTCTTCTACCTCCACAACCCAGGCACAGTCTAAAAAGTACAAGCCTATTCTTACGCTGATTGGTCAGAATTTAGGAGTAGCAGAAGTAAAAACAATCGGAGATGCAGAAGTTTCTCCTAATCCTGCTTCTGATTTTGTTACAATCACAAGCAAACGTTCTGTGAATTCTGTGGATATATTAGATCTAAACGGAAGAAGAATGAACAACTCAGGATTAATGGACAATAAAATAGATGTGAGTAACCTGTCTTCCGGAATTTACTTTCTGAGAATCAATTTTAAAGACGGATTGAGCACAACTAAAAAAATAGTCAAAAAATAA
- a CDS encoding XAC2610-related protein — protein sequence MTNIYFIYRLLSPLALLGPLCFGQHHFEIKDASPKYNAEIMVEECVDDGCRGKGTVILFDKNGNKKQSFQSPDLRFYFKENFKPFKGIMTITHEMLRDEPLYFGDFNFDGTEDVAVRNGSGGNYGSPSYDVYVFNSTKMQFVPSAELTELASGYQGMFGVDEKNKRLSTFARSGPVYYTYEYEVVPRKGIVLVYEKIEDHTHEVVKITVKKKVNNKWIVKKTTE from the coding sequence ATGACAAATATTTATTTTATTTACCGTTTATTGTCTCCTTTAGCGCTGCTGGGGCCTTTATGTTTCGGACAGCATCACTTTGAAATCAAGGATGCCTCCCCAAAATACAATGCCGAAATTATGGTAGAAGAATGCGTGGATGATGGATGCAGAGGGAAAGGGACTGTGATCTTATTTGATAAAAACGGAAATAAAAAACAGTCGTTTCAGTCACCAGACCTTAGATTTTATTTTAAGGAGAACTTTAAACCTTTCAAAGGTATCATGACGATTACCCATGAAATGCTGCGTGATGAACCTTTATATTTTGGTGATTTCAATTTTGACGGAACAGAAGATGTAGCGGTGAGAAATGGCAGCGGAGGAAATTACGGAAGCCCTTCGTATGATGTTTATGTTTTTAACTCAACAAAAATGCAGTTCGTACCCAGTGCAGAACTTACAGAATTGGCAAGCGGATACCAGGGAATGTTTGGAGTGGATGAAAAGAACAAAAGGTTGAGCACCTTTGCCAGATCCGGTCCTGTTTATTATACTTACGAATATGAAGTAGTTCCCAGAAAAGGAATTGTATTGGTCTATGAAAAGATCGAGGACCACACTCATGAAGTCGTAAAAATTACCGTAAAAAAGAAAGTGAACAATAAATGGATAGTGAAAAAAACTACCGAATAA